In the Carboxydothermus hydrogenoformans Z-2901 genome, one interval contains:
- the tilS gene encoding tRNA lysidine(34) synthetase TilS, giving the protein MYAKFVKTVQKYQMINPGEKVVVGVSGGPDSMALLFCLLKYREEVDFSLEVVHVNHGLRGRESDLDEELVLDFTRKYGINFHVKKLDDLKDLRENLQAVARQKRYEFFYEVLEKTGADKIALAHTASDVAETVMMNILRGAGTEGLCGIWPVRDRIIRPLYTVFRREVMSFVERKNIPYRVDSSNLVPKYLRNKVRLKLFPFINEEFATDIEERLFNLALIKQEENQVLDNYLNKLWQEAFVKEGQYLKVPVLQNLSRAEAGLLLRKFWEQATGSKRDLYQEHIENLLAFCNDIKGTRYFLLPRGMRAKLSYGKLFLEKNLWQPKVSFGYELIPPGSLEIPEAGKKITLTPAFNGKFDLFLAKSSGVIVRNRRPGDRFTFRGHTKKLKEWLIEQKIPRDIRDRLLIIEVNGQIAWVEGLGTGDLFKNSKDSDLIPFAVNLELLKSC; this is encoded by the coding sequence TTGTACGCTAAGTTTGTTAAAACCGTACAAAAATATCAGATGATTAATCCCGGAGAGAAAGTAGTGGTAGGGGTATCGGGTGGCCCCGACTCCATGGCTCTCCTTTTTTGTTTGCTCAAATACCGGGAAGAAGTGGATTTTTCCCTTGAGGTTGTTCATGTAAATCACGGTTTAAGGGGAAGGGAAAGCGATTTAGATGAGGAGTTGGTCCTGGATTTTACCCGAAAATACGGCATAAATTTTCATGTAAAAAAGCTTGATGATTTAAAAGATTTGCGGGAAAATTTACAGGCGGTAGCCCGGCAAAAACGGTATGAATTTTTTTATGAAGTTTTGGAAAAAACAGGAGCGGATAAAATAGCGTTAGCTCATACCGCTTCGGATGTAGCGGAGACGGTGATGATGAATATTTTGCGGGGAGCGGGAACGGAGGGTCTCTGTGGAATTTGGCCGGTGCGGGATAGGATTATTAGACCATTATATACGGTTTTTCGACGGGAAGTGATGAGTTTTGTTGAACGGAAGAATATACCCTACCGGGTTGATTCTTCCAACCTTGTGCCCAAGTATTTGCGTAATAAAGTACGTTTAAAGCTTTTTCCGTTTATAAATGAAGAGTTTGCAACCGATATCGAAGAGCGGCTTTTTAATCTTGCCCTGATTAAACAGGAAGAAAACCAGGTGCTTGATAATTACTTAAATAAACTGTGGCAAGAAGCTTTTGTTAAAGAAGGCCAGTACTTAAAGGTACCGGTACTGCAAAACCTTTCCAGGGCGGAAGCTGGACTTTTGTTGCGCAAGTTTTGGGAACAGGCAACAGGCAGTAAAAGGGATTTATACCAGGAGCACATTGAAAATTTACTGGCCTTTTGTAACGATATAAAAGGGACCCGCTATTTCCTCTTGCCCCGGGGGATGCGGGCCAAGCTATCCTACGGAAAACTTTTTCTTGAAAAAAATCTTTGGCAACCAAAGGTTAGCTTTGGATATGAATTGATTCCTCCGGGAAGTTTAGAAATTCCCGAAGCGGGGAAAAAGATTACCTTAACTCCGGCTTTTAATGGTAAATTTGATTTATTTCTTGCCAAAAGTAGCGGTGTAATCGTCAGAAATCGCCGTCCTGGAGATCGATTTACCTTCAGGGGGCATACCAAAAAATTAAAAGAATGGTTGATAGAACAAAAAATACCCAGGGATATAAGGGATCGTTTACTAATTATTGAAGTAAACGGTCAAATTGCCTGGGTAGAAGGATTGGGGACCGGGGATTTATTTAAAAACAGTAAGGATTCTGACCTTATTCCCTTTGCGGTAAACCTTGAATTATTGAAAAGTTGTTGA
- the ftsH gene encoding ATP-dependent zinc metalloprotease FtsH, which yields MNKVLKNLAIYLLIVLVAVMLINYSRPSATSIRDLKYDEFYSLLEKGQVASVAIQTDRTINEISGVLRDGTRFKTRGPLEDAELYKDLKKMNVTVEIMPPKEPAFWANLLSSLLPVLLMVGLFFFFMQQAQGGGNRVMSFGKSRAKLHTDEKKRVTFADVAGIDEVKEELAEIVEFLKNPRKYNELGARIPKGVLLFGQPGTGKTLLARAIAGEAGVPFFSISGSDFVEMFVGVGASRVRDLFEQAKKNAPCIVFIDEIDAVGRQRGAGLGGGHDEREQTLNQLLVEMDGFNSNEGIIIIAATNRPDILDPALLRPGRFDRHIVVDTPDINGRKEILKVHVKGKPLGDDVDLDVLARRTPGFTGADLANMVNEAALLAARRNKKVINMEEMEEAIERVIAGPEKKSKVISEREKRLVAYHEAGHAMVGYLLPHTDPVHKISIIPRGRAGGYTLLLPEEDRSYMTKSQLLDEITMLLGGRVAEALVLEDISTGARNDLERATETARRMVMEYGMSEELGPLTFGKGTEAVFLGRDLARDRNYSEEIAYTIDKEVRKIIDSCYSRAEEILKKNINVLHLVATKLMEVETMEGEEFEKLMKENGLTKPRVNGNNDSPADVLQ from the coding sequence TTGAATAAAGTATTAAAAAATTTAGCAATTTATTTGTTGATTGTTTTGGTTGCAGTAATGCTCATAAACTATTCCCGGCCGTCGGCAACTTCTATTCGCGATTTGAAATATGATGAGTTTTATAGCCTTTTGGAAAAAGGGCAGGTAGCGTCGGTAGCGATTCAGACGGACCGGACAATTAATGAAATTTCAGGGGTTTTAAGGGATGGAACCAGGTTTAAAACCCGGGGGCCCCTGGAAGATGCTGAACTATATAAAGATCTAAAAAAGATGAATGTTACGGTAGAAATTATGCCGCCGAAAGAACCGGCCTTTTGGGCCAACCTTTTAAGTTCCCTGTTACCGGTCCTTTTAATGGTGGGTTTGTTCTTTTTCTTTATGCAACAGGCCCAGGGCGGGGGTAACCGGGTGATGTCCTTCGGCAAAAGCCGGGCCAAGCTGCATACCGATGAGAAAAAGCGGGTTACCTTTGCCGATGTGGCTGGGATTGATGAAGTAAAGGAAGAATTGGCGGAAATCGTCGAGTTTTTGAAAAACCCCCGGAAGTATAACGAATTAGGAGCCAGAATTCCCAAGGGCGTTCTCCTTTTTGGCCAACCGGGTACCGGGAAAACTTTGCTGGCCCGGGCAATAGCCGGTGAAGCGGGGGTGCCGTTTTTTAGCATTAGCGGCTCCGATTTTGTGGAGATGTTTGTAGGGGTTGGTGCTTCCCGGGTAAGGGATCTTTTTGAGCAGGCCAAGAAAAATGCTCCCTGCATTGTTTTTATTGATGAGATTGATGCTGTTGGTCGGCAGCGGGGAGCGGGGTTAGGTGGCGGTCACGACGAACGGGAGCAAACCTTAAACCAGCTGTTGGTGGAAATGGACGGCTTTAATTCCAACGAAGGAATTATCATTATTGCCGCTACCAACCGACCGGACATTTTAGATCCAGCCCTTTTGCGGCCGGGACGTTTCGACCGACACATAGTGGTGGATACTCCGGATATTAACGGTCGCAAGGAAATCTTAAAAGTTCACGTTAAAGGGAAACCGCTGGGAGATGATGTGGATTTGGATGTTCTGGCCCGGCGTACCCCAGGTTTTACCGGTGCTGATTTAGCAAATATGGTTAATGAAGCGGCCCTGCTTGCTGCTCGCCGCAATAAGAAAGTTATTAACATGGAAGAGATGGAAGAAGCAATTGAAAGGGTTATTGCCGGTCCGGAAAAGAAAAGCAAGGTCATTTCCGAACGGGAGAAGCGGCTTGTAGCTTACCATGAGGCGGGCCATGCCATGGTCGGTTACCTCCTTCCCCATACCGACCCGGTCCACAAGATTTCCATTATTCCCCGGGGACGGGCCGGGGGCTATACTTTACTGTTACCCGAAGAAGACCGTTCGTACATGACAAAATCCCAGCTTCTCGATGAAATTACCATGCTTTTGGGAGGTCGGGTAGCGGAGGCTCTGGTTTTAGAAGACATTAGCACCGGTGCCCGTAACGATCTGGAGCGGGCTACCGAAACGGCCAGGCGCATGGTTATGGAATACGGAATGAGCGAAGAATTGGGCCCTCTGACCTTTGGTAAAGGTACCGAAGCGGTGTTTTTAGGCCGGGATTTGGCCCGGGATAGAAATTATTCCGAAGAAATAGCCTATACCATTGATAAAGAAGTAAGAAAAATTATTGATAGCTGTTATAGCCGGGCGGAGGAGATTTTAAAGAAAAATATTAATGTGCTTCACCTTGTAGCGACAAAACTTATGGAAGTGGAAACGATGGAAGGGGAAGAGTTTGAAAAGTTAATGAAAGAAAATGGCTTAACCAAGCCCAGGGTAAATGGAAATAACGATTCACCTGCGGATGTTCTCCAGTAG
- the ndk gene encoding nucleoside-diphosphate kinase, translated as MERTFIMVKPDGVQRGLVGEIISRFEKRGFKLVGLKLMQISRELAETHYGEHKGKPFFEGLLNFITSGPVVAMVWEGKEVIATAREMMGATNPLKAQPGTIRGTYGIDVGRNVIHGSDSPESAAREIALFFKEEELLSYEKTLDTWIYE; from the coding sequence ATGGAACGAACCTTTATCATGGTAAAACCCGATGGAGTGCAAAGGGGATTGGTCGGGGAAATTATTAGCCGTTTTGAAAAACGCGGGTTTAAATTAGTGGGATTAAAACTTATGCAAATCAGCCGGGAGCTGGCGGAAACCCACTACGGCGAACATAAGGGTAAGCCGTTTTTTGAGGGACTGTTGAACTTTATTACCTCGGGACCGGTGGTGGCCATGGTTTGGGAAGGAAAAGAGGTAATAGCCACTGCCCGGGAAATGATGGGGGCTACCAATCCCCTAAAAGCCCAGCCGGGGACTATCCGGGGTACCTACGGTATCGATGTGGGGAGAAATGTAATTCACGGCTCCGATTCACCGGAGTCGGCTGCCCGGGAAATTGCCCTTTTTTTCAAGGAAGAAGAACTTCTTAGTTACGAAAAAACTCTCGATACCTGGATTTACGAATAA
- a CDS encoding methyl-accepting chemotaxis protein, whose product MNYNNWFYWLNLVLGGISGIVFGIIYSNFIFLLIGGILVFTNLWGYYFIYLKEKKEFAKILEFGVAAKNKNLRELLNYQPPQKGILNELGETFKFLGEQIYNSVKYAGEDAQTQSEIIESLTSAFEQVATGTQHQVGQIQNLTLSLEKLAKEINEVAKLAANTEQLAQRARELTQKGVKQSEVAGQEMESISQSINDLEKNSANIAAILEVINEIADQTSLLALNAAIEAARAGEAGRGFAVVADEVRKLADKSRESVMKIEEIIKDVQGKTKVAVNNTKNGVAAITSLSQAFNEINTHVQEMTEYMAQVSEKTEIQAAASEEVSGAAQTIAAVIEEISASTQEIAATSKKLTEINAALKEHVASHIL is encoded by the coding sequence ATGAACTACAACAACTGGTTTTACTGGCTAAATCTTGTCTTAGGCGGAATAAGTGGGATAGTTTTCGGAATAATTTATAGCAATTTTATTTTTCTTTTAATTGGCGGTATTTTGGTCTTTACCAACCTTTGGGGCTATTACTTTATTTACCTTAAAGAAAAAAAAGAGTTTGCCAAAATATTAGAATTTGGTGTAGCGGCTAAAAATAAAAACTTAAGAGAATTATTAAACTATCAACCGCCGCAAAAGGGCATTCTTAATGAATTAGGAGAAACCTTTAAGTTCCTGGGGGAGCAGATCTATAATTCGGTAAAATATGCCGGAGAGGATGCCCAGACGCAGTCGGAGATTATTGAGAGTTTAACTTCGGCCTTTGAACAGGTGGCAACCGGTACTCAGCACCAGGTAGGGCAAATTCAAAACTTAACGCTATCTTTAGAAAAACTAGCGAAGGAGATTAATGAGGTGGCTAAGTTAGCCGCTAATACCGAACAGCTTGCCCAAAGAGCCCGCGAGCTTACCCAAAAAGGAGTCAAACAAAGCGAAGTAGCTGGGCAGGAAATGGAGAGCATAAGTCAAAGTATTAATGATTTAGAAAAAAATTCTGCTAACATAGCTGCTATCTTAGAAGTGATCAATGAAATTGCCGATCAAACATCGCTTTTGGCTTTAAATGCAGCAATTGAAGCGGCTCGAGCTGGAGAGGCAGGAAGAGGTTTTGCGGTCGTTGCTGATGAGGTAAGAAAACTTGCCGATAAATCCAGGGAATCGGTTATGAAGATTGAGGAAATTATTAAAGATGTACAGGGCAAGACTAAAGTGGCAGTAAACAATACTAAAAACGGTGTTGCTGCTATTACCAGTTTAAGCCAGGCGTTTAATGAAATAAATACTCATGTCCAAGAAATGACTGAATATATGGCTCAAGTTTCCGAAAAAACCGAAATCCAAGCTGCTGCCAGCGAGGAAGTATCGGGGGCAGCCCAGACCATAGCTGCGGTCATTGAAGAAATTTCCGCCAGCACCCAGGAAATAGCTGCAACTTCTAAAAAACTTACCGAGATTAATGCGGCTTTAAAGGAACATGTGGCCAGCCATATTTTATAA
- a CDS encoding methyl-accepting chemotaxis protein, with the protein MKMKINNWYQWLNVLLGLTGIGAGVITENILALALGIGLGLTTIANYFLYLKENEERKRLLQLGEAVKNRNLKELVEYTPPPKGSFKELGETFKFLGKVVYNSIKFAGKDAKTQGEIIESLTAALEQVATGTQHQVGQIQNLTLSLEKLAQEINEVARFALATENLARKTRELTQNGVVQSETAQREMESIKQSINELEKNSANIAAILEVINEIADQTSLLALNAAIEAARAGEAGRGFAVVAEEVRKLADKSRESVKKIEEIVKDVQFKTSTAVTMTQNGVMALARLSQAFSEINANVEEVVSHMATVSEKTGIQAAASEEVSGAAQAIAAVIEEISASTQELAATSQKLKEITDGLKKRVASYQL; encoded by the coding sequence ATGAAGATGAAAATAAATAACTGGTACCAGTGGTTAAACGTACTATTAGGTCTTACCGGGATTGGGGCGGGAGTTATTACCGAAAATATTTTGGCACTGGCCCTTGGCATCGGGTTAGGCCTAACTACCATAGCCAATTATTTCTTATATTTAAAGGAAAATGAGGAAAGGAAAAGGCTTTTACAATTGGGAGAAGCGGTAAAAAACCGGAACCTTAAAGAACTTGTGGAGTATACACCGCCACCAAAAGGCAGCTTTAAAGAACTGGGAGAAACCTTTAAGTTTCTCGGAAAGGTGGTTTATAACTCCATAAAATTTGCGGGAAAAGATGCCAAAACTCAAGGGGAAATCATTGAAAGCCTGACCGCTGCTCTGGAACAGGTAGCCACAGGAACCCAGCATCAGGTAGGGCAAATTCAAAATTTAACCCTTTCTTTAGAAAAGCTCGCCCAGGAAATTAACGAAGTAGCCAGGTTTGCTCTTGCGACGGAAAACCTGGCGCGAAAAACGCGCGAGCTTACCCAAAATGGAGTAGTACAAAGTGAAACTGCCCAACGGGAAATGGAGAGCATCAAGCAGAGCATTAACGAGTTAGAGAAAAATTCAGCCAACATTGCCGCAATCTTAGAGGTGATAAACGAAATAGCCGACCAAACTTCACTTTTGGCGTTAAATGCGGCGATTGAAGCTGCCCGGGCCGGAGAAGCCGGGCGCGGTTTTGCGGTAGTTGCCGAGGAGGTGCGCAAACTTGCCGATAAATCCCGGGAGTCTGTGAAAAAAATTGAGGAAATTGTGAAAGATGTCCAGTTCAAAACCAGTACTGCGGTTACCATGACGCAAAACGGAGTAATGGCCCTTGCAAGACTGAGTCAAGCTTTTAGTGAGATTAATGCTAATGTTGAAGAGGTAGTGAGCCATATGGCAACGGTTTCCGAAAAAACCGGGATTCAAGCTGCGGCCAGCGAGGAAGTGTCAGGGGCGGCTCAAGCTATTGCTGCAGTTATTGAAGAGATTTCCGCAAGTACTCAGGAACTAGCGGCTACCTCGCAAAAACTTAAGGAAATAACCGACGGTTTAAAGAAACGGGTTGCCAGTTACCAGCTTTAA
- a CDS encoding cytochrome c3 family protein, whose translation MKKAFLYILSLIFISIILIPNNVQANLLPVYGNNEQKGSYLPVQTKVYNNVYGMVSAFNPDDLTNFPYEVYLPNENNPALYRVHSNFTKNTDSCASCHSTHTSVGPGLLQWYSDYATCMACHDGTVTTTYNVLDGKIQNSNVLTNSGVFGRGKEEFLSAHNVSGIIEVSSVPGEVYISTAQADLNGDGINDRWSIPFTCTSCHDPHGAGGNARLLSPNPNGQAYLNKKEGVLMAKISSTEYTVYPGATANSVGEVTYTPYRWLTGYEYERLTKISSNEGYIDPSYYTIDNSRGYTVIKFTYAPTVPLYAYFVPAIRVVMGIENYLSIASDKPEKVTYISGISEFCASCHPSYYTTVVGNTYSFTENYRHPVDITVYPELASTLSTVYNIKFEYDPVTGTFSKINCLTCHTAHGVDQDYWLKTGTVPEEAYENTGSSALKRLPNMKSCVLCHPDKTGYFMESPTPTNYYQGSSQYVGSLACKSCHQNYYKGWQKTAHARTIGFGFNSIVADAVYPLEPSVNGFSYRFTYSGLNDFIASPGNLLYRLIDSTRADVYPEQVTLSVGFKWLQSYAVYDTTYNLLSRSFNVPAKKFTVFSGVYDLNSCLGCHGTGFKVTTVNSETSEVTGYELVEMGVGCEACHGPGKNHTENPNHYNIYNPKYQTPALRTSLCGQCHSKGISLLYRQQTVMGLTYREDFLPPVGQRVYPWSEEWYTYGIIPGLNDPIYGTDNLGPYLVESSMPTPILSLQNLFYPAVDGIYRDARAQNEYPAYRQSLHYKNGSLACNDCHNSHGTNLLGESLKTTQGQLCSSCHDGTRMPAVDMPKTASLIDSIYLSSHTFGGYQP comes from the coding sequence ATGAAAAAAGCTTTTTTATACATTTTATCATTAATTTTCATATCAATAATTTTAATACCAAATAACGTACAAGCCAACTTATTGCCAGTTTATGGCAATAACGAACAAAAAGGTAGTTACCTTCCAGTTCAAACAAAAGTTTATAACAATGTCTATGGAATGGTCTCTGCCTTTAACCCGGACGATCTTACAAATTTCCCTTATGAAGTCTATCTGCCCAATGAAAATAACCCTGCCTTGTACAGGGTCCACAGCAATTTTACCAAAAATACCGATAGCTGCGCCTCCTGCCACTCTACTCATACATCAGTAGGTCCGGGCCTCTTGCAGTGGTATTCCGATTACGCTACCTGTATGGCCTGCCACGATGGTACCGTTACCACTACCTACAACGTGTTAGACGGCAAAATCCAAAACAGTAATGTTTTAACCAATAGCGGGGTTTTCGGCCGTGGCAAAGAAGAATTTTTATCGGCTCATAACGTTTCGGGTATTATCGAAGTTTCTTCGGTGCCAGGGGAAGTCTATATCAGCACTGCCCAAGCCGATTTAAATGGCGATGGCATAAACGACCGCTGGAGTATTCCTTTTACCTGTACCAGCTGTCATGACCCTCACGGTGCCGGAGGAAATGCCCGGCTTTTATCCCCTAACCCCAACGGACAGGCTTATTTAAATAAAAAAGAAGGGGTTTTAATGGCGAAGATTTCCAGTACCGAGTATACGGTGTATCCCGGAGCTACCGCTAACTCGGTAGGCGAGGTGACGTATACTCCTTACCGCTGGCTTACCGGTTATGAATACGAACGTCTTACCAAAATTAGCTCCAACGAAGGATATATTGACCCCTCTTACTATACCATTGATAACTCCCGGGGTTATACAGTGATTAAATTCACTTATGCACCAACGGTACCGCTTTATGCTTATTTTGTACCGGCTATCAGGGTAGTAATGGGTATTGAAAATTACCTTTCAATTGCTTCAGACAAACCGGAAAAAGTAACGTATATAAGCGGTATCTCGGAATTTTGCGCCTCCTGTCACCCTTCGTACTATACCACGGTGGTAGGCAATACTTACAGTTTTACGGAAAATTACCGCCACCCGGTAGATATCACCGTTTATCCGGAGCTAGCTTCAACTTTAAGCACGGTTTATAACATCAAGTTTGAATACGACCCGGTTACCGGAACTTTTTCCAAAATAAACTGTCTTACCTGCCATACGGCTCACGGAGTTGATCAGGATTACTGGCTGAAAACCGGTACAGTACCGGAGGAAGCCTATGAAAATACCGGGTCCTCGGCTTTAAAACGGCTTCCCAATATGAAAAGTTGCGTACTGTGCCATCCGGATAAAACCGGCTATTTTATGGAATCTCCTACTCCAACCAACTACTATCAGGGCAGCAGTCAGTACGTGGGAAGTTTAGCCTGCAAGAGCTGTCACCAGAATTATTATAAGGGATGGCAAAAGACAGCCCATGCGAGGACCATTGGTTTTGGTTTTAATAGCATAGTAGCTGATGCGGTTTATCCTTTGGAACCGTCGGTTAACGGTTTTAGCTACCGCTTTACCTACAGCGGACTAAATGATTTTATCGCCAGTCCAGGCAACCTTCTGTACCGGCTGATTGATTCAACCCGGGCGGATGTTTATCCCGAGCAGGTCACCTTAAGCGTTGGTTTTAAGTGGCTGCAGAGCTATGCGGTTTATGACACAACTTATAATCTTCTTTCGAGAAGCTTTAATGTTCCCGCAAAAAAGTTCACCGTATTTTCCGGAGTTTATGACTTAAACTCCTGTTTGGGCTGCCATGGCACCGGTTTTAAAGTTACTACCGTAAATAGCGAAACCTCTGAAGTCACCGGTTACGAACTGGTCGAAATGGGTGTTGGCTGTGAAGCCTGTCATGGTCCCGGTAAAAACCACACTGAAAACCCCAATCACTACAATATTTATAATCCCAAATACCAGACGCCAGCGCTTAGAACCAGTTTATGCGGCCAGTGCCATAGTAAAGGCATAAGCCTTTTATACCGGCAGCAAACAGTAATGGGACTAACTTACCGGGAAGATTTCCTACCACCGGTAGGACAAAGAGTTTATCCCTGGAGTGAAGAGTGGTATACCTACGGGATTATCCCGGGGTTAAATGACCCAATTTACGGTACAGATAATTTAGGTCCGTATCTGGTAGAAAGTTCAATGCCAACACCAATATTGTCACTTCAGAATTTATTCTATCCTGCCGTAGATGGTATTTACCGGGATGCCCGGGCTCAAAACGAGTATCCGGCTTACAGGCAAAGCCTCCATTATAAAAACGGCAGTTTAGCCTGCAACGACTGCCACAACAGTCACGGCACCAATTTACTGGGGGAATCTCTTAAAACTACCCAGGGGCAGCTTTGCTCCTCCTGCCACGATGGAACCCGAATGCCAGCGGTGGATATGCCCAAAACCGCATCACTTATTGATAGTATCTATCTAAGCTCCCACACCTTTGGGGGATATCAACCTTAA
- a CDS encoding O-antigen ligase family protein has translation MDGERTFKFKIPYLDEAKLIHSKESIGTLKFKIPYLDEVKPYKTMWFILLLGFSLLFLLPPFYRGLFFEYEQEVATLWAIILVWLVYTLELGEKKPKFLQLTLDYAVLALPIIYLISIINAANIGFAVDEFVQNILYFLVFWLATRFGADQNARRVLLHAVYLAAIGVSLAGLMTATGVINIRDGYLSGRIYSSFQYPNALASYLAAAFLIGIYLWVSSNKALRYFYGIGNYIILTVLLGTKSNGGLMVFLAIMVLYFIFQPPGKRFAIFFHLFLNLALAFVVIKSFIYHVDVTGQTGNSWLWFLVGLIIAIMIEVIIQFIVLNKAVITIFTKYKKPLIYMFLGFMVVALIGGLILVLSNEVLREKIYELLRIRNASERGYFYRDALKMFFKSPLIGWGGGGWGEAYRAFQSYFYISTQVHSYYLQLFVETGVLGVATIVTIIGSFFKYFINLWRKTSDYWLSFEVVTLGAVIINIAGHAAIDFDLSLAALSLVLFLALGFIRTLYFTAISKPLPEKNKRKVQFNSIPYFTLISVIAIGLLIFVGMLATASHYEYSAYSYYQAQDLQGLKNVMENAARYNPFNASYNEKLRDIYKSFGDLNNALLQAEKAVAKSKYDPYKKIELSYLYYQTGQIDKAADLTDKFISDAPFMAVVYDAAARVNMMCGLAAVRNGDLTKAREYFNKVVKVRDLEEKQITKYTPETRKLQVVAPVLSVTPEVKLNVGIAYYFLKDFAKARENLLVSKEKTDLAAESLLWLTVLESKAGNTELAGKYKKELEKAPGGGQLVNKIGEFLSLPLL, from the coding sequence GTGGACGGTGAGAGAACATTTAAATTTAAAATTCCTTATCTAGATGAAGCAAAGCTTATACACTCCAAAGAAAGCATTGGAACACTTAAATTTAAAATTCCTTATCTAGATGAAGTAAAGCCTTATAAAACAATGTGGTTTATCTTACTTTTAGGATTCAGCCTTTTATTTTTATTACCGCCTTTTTACCGGGGCCTATTTTTTGAATATGAGCAGGAAGTAGCAACTCTCTGGGCAATTATTTTAGTTTGGCTAGTTTATACTTTAGAGCTTGGGGAGAAAAAGCCAAAGTTTTTACAATTAACTTTAGATTATGCCGTGTTGGCACTACCAATAATTTATTTAATTTCAATAATTAATGCGGCCAATATAGGCTTTGCTGTCGATGAATTTGTCCAAAACATTTTATACTTTTTGGTATTCTGGCTGGCTACCCGCTTTGGAGCTGACCAGAATGCGCGAAGGGTTTTACTTCATGCGGTTTATCTGGCAGCAATTGGTGTATCCCTTGCAGGCCTTATGACGGCAACGGGAGTAATTAATATTCGGGATGGGTATTTAAGTGGTCGAATTTACTCTTCTTTTCAATATCCCAATGCTTTGGCAAGTTATTTAGCAGCGGCTTTTTTAATTGGTATTTACCTGTGGGTAAGTTCCAATAAAGCTTTACGTTATTTTTACGGGATTGGAAACTATATTATTTTAACGGTACTTCTCGGGACCAAATCCAACGGTGGCTTAATGGTATTTTTAGCCATAATGGTTTTATACTTTATTTTTCAGCCGCCAGGGAAAAGATTTGCCATTTTCTTTCATTTATTTTTAAATTTAGCATTAGCTTTTGTGGTGATAAAAAGCTTTATATATCATGTGGATGTTACGGGTCAGACCGGGAACTCGTGGCTCTGGTTTTTAGTTGGCTTAATTATAGCAATAATGATCGAGGTTATTATCCAGTTCATAGTTTTAAATAAAGCAGTTATTACAATCTTTACAAAATACAAGAAACCATTAATTTATATGTTTCTTGGATTTATGGTGGTGGCTTTAATAGGCGGTTTGATTTTGGTTTTATCTAATGAAGTATTAAGGGAAAAAATTTACGAATTGCTGCGAATTCGTAACGCTAGCGAACGGGGTTATTTTTACCGGGATGCCCTGAAAATGTTTTTTAAAAGCCCTCTTATTGGCTGGGGTGGTGGAGGCTGGGGGGAAGCTTACCGGGCATTTCAAAGTTATTTTTATATTTCCACCCAGGTGCACAGTTACTACCTGCAGCTCTTTGTTGAAACGGGAGTGTTAGGGGTAGCAACTATTGTTACCATAATCGGAAGTTTTTTCAAATATTTTATTAATCTTTGGAGAAAAACCAGCGATTACTGGCTTTCCTTTGAGGTCGTTACCCTGGGAGCGGTAATTATAAATATTGCTGGTCATGCGGCGATTGATTTTGATTTGTCGTTAGCCGCCCTTTCCTTGGTTTTGTTTTTAGCCCTGGGCTTTATAAGAACTCTATACTTCACAGCTATTTCTAAACCACTACCGGAGAAAAACAAAAGGAAAGTACAGTTTAACAGCATCCCCTATTTTACCTTAATCTCAGTTATTGCGATTGGGCTTTTAATTTTTGTGGGAATGCTTGCTACTGCAAGTCATTATGAATATTCTGCATACAGCTACTATCAAGCTCAAGATTTACAAGGTCTAAAAAATGTAATGGAAAATGCTGCTCGCTATAATCCCTTTAATGCTTCTTATAACGAAAAATTAAGGGATATTTACAAGTCTTTTGGTGATTTAAATAATGCCCTCCTCCAGGCGGAAAAAGCGGTGGCAAAAAGCAAATATGATCCCTACAAAAAAATTGAACTTTCTTACCTCTATTACCAGACCGGGCAGATAGATAAAGCGGCGGATTTAACCGATAAATTTATAAGCGATGCGCCGTTCATGGCGGTAGTTTATGATGCTGCAGCGCGGGTAAACATGATGTGCGGTTTAGCAGCGGTGAGAAATGGTGACCTAACAAAGGCGCGGGAGTATTTTAATAAAGTAGTTAAAGTGCGGGATTTGGAAGAAAAACAAATTACCAAATACACTCCCGAAACCCGAAAACTTCAGGTGGTAGCTCCGGTACTTTCAGTTACCCCGGAGGTAAAGTTAAATGTGGGGATTGCTTATTATTTCTTAAAAGATTTTGCTAAGGCCCGGGAAAATCTTTTGGTTTCTAAAGAGAAAACCGATTTAGCGGCGGAAAGTCTTTTGTGGCTTACGGTTTTGGAAAGCAAAGCAGGTAATACCGAACTTGCGGGCAAATACAAAAAAGAATTAGAGAAAGCTCCGGGAGGGGGTCAACTTGTAAATAAAATTGGTGAGTTTTTGAGTTTGCCACTGCTATAG